ACTCGTTTTTTATGACATCACGGCAAGCCCGGCCGGTCGATCGGTATCGCTCGACTGGATTGAGCGTGTCGCTCGTGTGATTAACATTCCTTTTTGTGTTGCCGGTGGCATTCGCTCCGTCGAGGCGGCCGAGCGTGTGCTCAATCATGGCGCCGATAAAATTTCGATCAATACGCCCGCACTTGAAGACCCCGACTTAATTGACGCGCTTGCCACGCGGTTTGGTTCGCAGTGCGTCGTGGTTGGCATCGACAGTCATCTGATCGATCACACCTATAGCGTCTATAAAAACACCGGCGATCCGTCGCGGACTGAACAGGTTTCACGTGACAGCGGCGAGTGGCTGGATGAGGTTCAAGCACGTGGCGCAGGTGAAGTGGTTCTTAACTGCATGAGCCATGATGGGGCGCGCACTGGCTTTGACATCGAGCAGCTAACGGCCATGCGTGCGCGCTGCGCTGTGCCACTCATCGCGTCAGGCGGCGCTGGTACAAAGCAGCACTTTGCCGATGTGTTTAATCAATGTGATGTCTCCGGCGCGCTCGCCGCCAGTGTGTTTCACAAAAAGCAAATCCGAATTGCGGATCTAAAATCTTTTCTCTCGAAAAACAGCGTGACCATACGATCATGAATACCGACCTACCAACACTCGACTGGGAAAAAATGAACGGCCTGATTCCGGCCGTCGTGACACACTATCTGACCGGCAAGGTGCTCATGGTGGCATGGTGCAACGAAACCGCCGTGCAACACACACTGGAATCCGGTGACGTGACGTTTTACAGCCGAAGCCGACAAGCGCTGTGGACGAAGGGCGAGACGTCGGGACACACGCTCAAACTTGTCTCGCTGCGCACCGACTGTGACCGGGACACGCTGCTTATCGATGCGCTTCCGGCCGGACCCGTTTGCCATACGGGCACGTCCACATGTTTTGATACGCCCAATCCCCTGACTGGCGCCGGATTTCTGGGCGAACTCGAACGCATTATCGACGAGCGTAAGCGCGCGCCGGCCGAGGGCAGTTATACCGCGCGACTATTGTCACAGGGCCACGCCAAAGTGGCTCAAAAGGTGGGCGAGGAAGGTGTGGAAGTGGCACTTGCCGGCGTACAGTCCGATCGCGCGGCGCTGATTGGCGAGAGCGCCGATCTGGTGTATCACCTGCTGGTCTTACTGTCGGCCCACGAGGTGCCCTTTGACGCCGTACTCAGCGAACTCAACCGTCGTCATACACAACCCCGCGAGCGCTCCGCGTGAACGTCGACTGTTCCTACAAGCAGTCGAGGTAGCGCTTTACGGTCTCTGACAAGCCATACTGGAGCGCATCCGAGATCAAGGCGTGTCCGATCGACACTTCGAGAATGCCTGGAATCTGCAAGAAATCACCTAAGTTTAGACGATTCAGATCGTGGCCCGCGTTCACGCCCAAGCCAATTTCTTGGGCGGCAGCGGCCGCCGCGGCGTATCGACTTAAGACTTTATCGTGATCCGACGTGTTGTGCGCGATGGCGTAGTCTTCGGTGTACAACTCCACACGGTCTGCACCCAGTCGCTTGACCAGCTCCAGTTCGTCCGAATCGGGGTCCATAAACAAACTCACGCGGCACCCTAACTCTTTGAGGTCGCCGATCGCACGTTCAAGGCGATCCCGGTGACGGGCAACGCGCCAACCCTGGTTCGATGTAATTTGATCAACACTGTCGGGCACCAGCGTGGCCTGCGCGGGTCGCACTTCTCTGACGAGTGATAAAAACCCAGGATAGTCGCCCAGCGCACCCTCAAAGGGGTTGCCTTCAATGTTGTATTCCACGGTTACCGCATCCGCAATCGCCCGTACATCATCCGGCCGGATGTGTCGAAGATCGGGTCTTGGGTGTACGGTGATGCCGTGCGCTCCCTGATCGATGATGGTTTGCACAGCCCACAAAATATCGGGATCGTTGCCCCCACGCGCGTTGCGCAACCAGGCAATTTTGTTGACGTTTACACTCAGCGCGGTCATGCCCGAAGCATAGCCCAAAAAGAGAGCGAGTACCTCACTCAACCCATGAGAAATTGTGATGCGAGCAACGCCTCTTTATCCTCAGCGTCCGCGATGCCACACGCGCCCTAAATGCGCCTCACACCACCCCGCGACGCGGGTAGGCGTCGCGGGGCGATGTGACGAAACGCGCCAGCTCTTCGGCACGCGTAATGATTGGATAGCGATC
This genomic interval from Pseudomonadota bacterium contains the following:
- the hisF gene encoding imidazole glycerol phosphate synthase subunit HisF, whose amino-acid sequence is MLAKRIVPCLDVKDQQVVKGVAFRNHEVVGDIVELAKYYSDEGADELVFYDITASPAGRSVSLDWIERVARVINIPFCVAGGIRSVEAAERVLNHGADKISINTPALEDPDLIDALATRFGSQCVVVGIDSHLIDHTYSVYKNTGDPSRTEQVSRDSGEWLDEVQARGAGEVVLNCMSHDGARTGFDIEQLTAMRARCAVPLIASGGAGTKQHFADVFNQCDVSGALAASVFHKKQIRIADLKSFLSKNSVTIRS
- the hisIE gene encoding bifunctional phosphoribosyl-AMP cyclohydrolase/phosphoribosyl-ATP diphosphatase HisIE, with translation MNTDLPTLDWEKMNGLIPAVVTHYLTGKVLMVAWCNETAVQHTLESGDVTFYSRSRQALWTKGETSGHTLKLVSLRTDCDRDTLLIDALPAGPVCHTGTSTCFDTPNPLTGAGFLGELERIIDERKRAPAEGSYTARLLSQGHAKVAQKVGEEGVEVALAGVQSDRAALIGESADLVYHLLVLLSAHEVPFDAVLSELNRRHTQPRERSA
- a CDS encoding pyridoxine 5'-phosphate synthase: MTALSVNVNKIAWLRNARGGNDPDILWAVQTIIDQGAHGITVHPRPDLRHIRPDDVRAIADAVTVEYNIEGNPFEGALGDYPGFLSLVREVRPAQATLVPDSVDQITSNQGWRVARHRDRLERAIGDLKELGCRVSLFMDPDSDELELVKRLGADRVELYTEDYAIAHNTSDHDKVLSRYAAAAAAAQEIGLGVNAGHDLNRLNLGDFLQIPGILEVSIGHALISDALQYGLSETVKRYLDCL